A single genomic interval of Polyangium spumosum harbors:
- a CDS encoding VWA domain-containing protein has product MTKKKAPPAPTPIATTTPAGPMTFDRNQRWRLILGKRVEGQMCGGAAGMGGGPGGGGLLTREMAEMDAALGALYDIEETEPGDGSGSRTRRSAGLGASRPKLAAWLGDVRKYFEQDVVAVIQQDAIERRGWKELLFEPESLAQITPSVELVGTLLTMKDMIPDRAKDAAREIVRSVVEEIKKRMQGELERAVRGALDRSRHQPIPSLPNLDWRRTIGKNLKNYQKDRRTIVPDRFFFFARQHRRREWNVIVAMDQSGSMASSVVYGGVMGSILASLPALETHVVAFDTEVVDLTPRLVDPVDLIFGIQLGGGTDINRAVGYCQGLVSNPRRTLFILLTDLYEGGNQEQMVKRMEEMVQSGVRAMCLLALDDSGTPMYDAELAKKLAKLDVPCFACTPNALPAMLEAALKGHDLETIARRFDARKG; this is encoded by the coding sequence ATGACCAAAAAGAAGGCGCCTCCTGCCCCCACCCCGATTGCGACGACCACGCCCGCCGGCCCCATGACGTTCGACCGGAACCAGCGCTGGCGCCTCATCCTCGGCAAGCGCGTCGAGGGTCAAATGTGCGGCGGCGCCGCGGGCATGGGCGGAGGCCCCGGTGGCGGAGGGCTCCTCACGCGTGAGATGGCGGAAATGGACGCCGCGCTCGGCGCCCTGTACGACATCGAGGAGACCGAGCCCGGCGACGGCAGCGGCAGCCGCACGCGGCGCAGCGCCGGGCTCGGCGCGAGCCGTCCGAAGCTCGCGGCGTGGCTCGGCGACGTGCGCAAGTATTTCGAGCAGGACGTCGTCGCGGTCATTCAACAGGACGCGATCGAGCGACGAGGCTGGAAGGAGCTGCTCTTCGAGCCTGAATCGCTCGCGCAGATCACGCCGAGCGTCGAGCTCGTGGGCACATTGCTCACGATGAAGGACATGATCCCGGACCGGGCCAAGGACGCCGCGCGCGAGATCGTCCGGTCCGTCGTGGAAGAGATCAAGAAGCGAATGCAGGGCGAGCTCGAACGCGCGGTGCGCGGCGCGCTCGACCGCTCACGCCACCAGCCGATCCCGAGCCTGCCGAACCTCGACTGGCGGCGTACCATCGGGAAAAACCTCAAGAATTACCAGAAGGATCGCCGCACGATCGTGCCCGATCGTTTCTTCTTTTTCGCCCGGCAGCACCGGCGGCGGGAGTGGAACGTGATCGTCGCGATGGACCAATCCGGCTCGATGGCGAGCAGCGTCGTGTACGGCGGCGTGATGGGCTCGATCCTGGCGAGCCTGCCCGCCCTGGAGACGCATGTCGTGGCGTTCGACACGGAGGTCGTGGATCTGACGCCGCGGCTCGTGGATCCGGTCGACCTCATCTTCGGGATCCAGCTCGGCGGCGGGACGGACATCAATCGAGCGGTCGGGTATTGCCAGGGCCTCGTCTCGAACCCGCGCCGCACGCTCTTCATTCTGCTGACGGACCTCTACGAGGGCGGCAATCAAGAGCAGATGGTCAAGCGCATGGAGGAGATGGTCCAGAGCGGCGTGCGGGCGATGTGCCTGCTCGCGCTCGACGATTCGGGGACGCCGATGTACGACGCCGAGCTCGCGAAGAAACTCGCGAAGCTCGACGTGCCGTGTTTTGCGTGCACGCCGAATGCGCTCCCGGCGATGCTGGAGGCGGCGCTCAAGGGGCACGACCTCGAGACGATCGCGCGGAGGTTCGACGCGCGGAAGGGATAG
- a CDS encoding DUF5682 family protein produces MAARKAKIAATLVVSGQTVPAAGPLARIFGVRHLSPMGAWHVERYLDEVDPTAVLVEGPSDATDEITHLLDKRTKPPVALLAFTQRRPVRSVLFPLAAYSPEWVALRWALRKNRVARFIDLPASVFLARGEHEHEHEHAEGDDAEASETKESDTQRYLGDPYEAIAALSGDPDHDTWWERHFEHSMTADSYRLSIFELGRELRALDYESPRRRQETLLREAFMRRRIRDTIAEGHDPARIVVVCGAYHAPVLVAEEPTMTDEEIQKLPTVPVTRTLMPYSFFRLSSQSGYGAGNKAPGYFQALYEEAEGGSTARLGTRFLAEIAGRLRKAGMVRSSAEVIEAVRLAEGMASMRDAHAPTLRDLEDAAATCLGQGEPSSVARFIHDVAVGDALGKVPPGVLRTSIQDDFYRWVKDLRLEEYLKDKEQLIKGATSKDWLDLRQDRFAKSEDAAFRDRNRSIFLHRLTVLGIGFAANKTSAEDRAQSTYKEVWAARWTPDCEIQLVENALRGDTIEIAAARAIDEALEAAENVHAAANLARRSVECDLSDATTAALARVSSLAVDDGDFVAVAGAALELSHLVAYKDVRRIDTAPLEPLVAQLFLRGALLAPEAARCNEEASRNVGQALGHLHRVGLMFPDKLDVDRFASVLDAVADDDLTSSHVAGVASAILLERGLLGDDVLDRRISRRICPGASPSEGAGFFEGLATRNRYALLSRRSLWAAMSAFVEAMDHDDFRRAVVALRRAFGSFETSEARKIAALLAELWGGSEKELLRAIETKVDDAELASLQDDLGDLDLDL; encoded by the coding sequence ATGGCGGCGAGGAAGGCAAAAATCGCGGCGACGCTCGTCGTGTCGGGACAAACCGTCCCGGCGGCGGGGCCGCTCGCGCGGATCTTCGGCGTGCGCCACCTCTCGCCGATGGGGGCCTGGCACGTCGAGCGATATCTCGATGAGGTCGATCCCACGGCTGTGCTCGTCGAGGGCCCGAGCGACGCGACCGACGAGATAACGCACCTCCTCGACAAACGCACGAAGCCCCCGGTCGCGCTGCTCGCGTTCACGCAGAGGCGGCCCGTCCGCTCGGTTCTTTTCCCGCTCGCCGCGTATTCGCCCGAGTGGGTGGCGCTCCGCTGGGCGCTACGAAAGAACCGCGTGGCGCGCTTCATCGACCTCCCCGCCTCCGTGTTCCTCGCCCGCGGCGAGCACGAGCACGAGCACGAGCACGCGGAGGGAGACGACGCGGAGGCGAGCGAAACGAAGGAATCGGACACCCAGCGTTACCTCGGCGACCCGTACGAGGCCATCGCAGCGCTCTCGGGCGATCCGGACCACGACACCTGGTGGGAGCGCCATTTCGAGCACTCGATGACGGCGGACTCCTACCGCCTCAGCATCTTCGAGCTCGGCCGCGAGCTGCGCGCGCTCGATTACGAGTCGCCGCGGCGGCGCCAGGAGACGCTCTTGCGTGAGGCCTTCATGCGCCGCCGCATCCGCGACACGATCGCCGAAGGGCACGACCCGGCGCGGATCGTCGTCGTCTGCGGCGCCTATCACGCGCCCGTGCTCGTCGCCGAGGAGCCGACCATGACGGACGAGGAGATCCAGAAGCTCCCGACTGTACCGGTCACGCGCACGTTGATGCCATACAGCTTCTTCCGATTGAGCTCGCAATCTGGCTACGGCGCGGGCAACAAGGCGCCCGGGTATTTCCAGGCGCTCTACGAGGAGGCAGAAGGAGGCTCGACCGCGCGGCTCGGGACGCGTTTCCTCGCCGAAATCGCGGGGAGGCTCCGCAAGGCGGGCATGGTGCGATCGAGCGCGGAGGTCATCGAGGCCGTGCGGCTCGCCGAGGGCATGGCCTCCATGCGCGACGCGCACGCGCCGACGCTGCGTGACCTCGAGGACGCGGCGGCGACGTGCCTCGGACAGGGCGAGCCCTCGAGCGTCGCGCGTTTCATTCACGACGTCGCGGTGGGCGACGCGCTCGGAAAGGTGCCCCCGGGCGTGCTCCGCACCTCGATCCAGGACGATTTTTATCGCTGGGTGAAGGATCTGCGCCTGGAGGAATACCTCAAGGACAAGGAGCAGCTCATCAAGGGAGCGACGAGCAAGGATTGGCTCGACCTCCGGCAGGATCGATTCGCGAAATCGGAGGACGCGGCGTTCCGGGACCGCAATCGATCCATCTTCCTGCACCGGCTCACGGTGCTCGGCATCGGGTTCGCGGCGAACAAGACGAGCGCGGAGGATCGGGCGCAGAGCACTTACAAGGAAGTCTGGGCCGCGCGCTGGACGCCCGATTGCGAGATCCAGCTCGTGGAGAACGCGCTCCGGGGCGACACGATCGAGATCGCGGCCGCGCGCGCCATCGACGAGGCCCTCGAAGCGGCCGAGAACGTGCACGCCGCGGCAAACCTCGCGCGGCGGAGCGTCGAGTGCGACCTCTCGGACGCGACGACGGCGGCGCTCGCCCGCGTCTCGTCGCTCGCCGTCGACGACGGGGATTTCGTGGCCGTCGCGGGTGCGGCCCTCGAATTGAGCCACCTCGTGGCCTACAAGGACGTGCGCAGGATCGACACCGCGCCGCTCGAGCCGCTCGTCGCCCAGCTCTTCTTGCGCGGCGCGCTCCTCGCGCCCGAGGCCGCTCGCTGCAATGAAGAAGCCTCGCGGAACGTGGGCCAAGCGCTCGGGCACCTGCATCGCGTGGGCCTCATGTTTCCCGACAAACTCGACGTGGACCGCTTCGCGAGCGTGCTCGACGCGGTCGCCGACGACGACCTCACCTCCTCGCACGTCGCGGGCGTGGCGAGCGCGATCCTGCTCGAACGTGGCCTCCTCGGGGACGACGTCCTCGACCGCCGCATCTCGCGCCGCATCTGCCCCGGCGCCTCGCCCAGCGAGGGCGCCGGCTTTTTCGAGGGGCTCGCGACGCGGAATCGTTATGCCCTGCTGTCGCGCCGCTCGCTCTGGGCCGCCATGAGCGCGTTCGTCGAGGCGATGGACCACGACGATTTCCGGCGCGCGGTGGTCGCGCTCCGCCGCGCGTTCGGCTCGTTCGAGACGAGCGAGGCGCGCAAGATCGCGGCCCTCCTCGCGGAGCTCTGGGGCGGAAGCGAAAAGGAGCTCCTCCGGGCGATCGAGACCAAGGTGGACGACGCCGAGCTCGCGTCCCTCCAGGACGACCTCGGCGATCTGGATCTGGATCTATGA
- a CDS encoding ATP-binding protein translates to MATKKDTQKADGGGEGSAKSDVLREPAERLYANELEAIAAADKFERPPGWRLSPKAVLLYIMGGKVGETNILPKYVGSSRIVEIAIATLATDRALLLIGEPGTAKSWLSEHLAAAICNDSQLLVQGTAGTTEEQVRYSWNYALLLAEGPSPKALVPSPIHRALEAGKLVRFEEITRCPSEVQDALITLLSEKVLAVPELGVHVQAKRGFNVIATANTRDRGVNDMSAALKRRFNIVVLPVPSDIDTEVSIVARRVREIGSSLRLPAAPPAEEAVRRVVQVFQELRRGQTIDGKQKLKSPSGVLSTAEAISVLGNGMALAGHFGSGRVSDRDLAAGLLGAIVKEDSKDEAVFVEYLENVMKKRGGAWEPLYTACKELV, encoded by the coding sequence ATGGCGACGAAGAAGGACACCCAGAAGGCAGACGGCGGCGGCGAGGGCTCGGCGAAATCGGACGTGCTCCGCGAGCCGGCAGAGCGGCTGTATGCGAACGAGCTCGAGGCGATCGCGGCGGCCGACAAATTCGAGAGGCCGCCGGGCTGGCGGCTCTCGCCGAAGGCCGTGCTCCTCTACATCATGGGCGGCAAGGTTGGCGAGACGAACATCTTACCGAAATACGTGGGCTCCTCGCGCATCGTGGAGATCGCGATCGCCACGCTCGCCACGGACCGCGCGCTCTTGCTCATCGGCGAGCCGGGCACGGCGAAGAGCTGGCTCTCGGAGCACCTCGCGGCCGCCATTTGCAACGACTCGCAGCTCCTCGTCCAGGGCACGGCCGGCACCACCGAGGAGCAGGTTCGTTATTCCTGGAACTACGCGCTCCTGCTCGCGGAGGGGCCGAGCCCGAAGGCGCTCGTGCCCTCGCCCATTCATCGCGCGCTCGAGGCGGGCAAGCTCGTCCGATTCGAGGAGATCACGCGTTGCCCCTCGGAGGTGCAGGACGCCTTGATCACGCTCCTCAGCGAGAAGGTCCTCGCCGTGCCCGAGCTCGGCGTGCACGTGCAGGCGAAGCGCGGGTTCAACGTGATCGCCACGGCGAACACGCGCGACCGCGGCGTCAACGACATGAGCGCCGCCCTGAAGCGCCGCTTCAACATCGTCGTGCTCCCCGTGCCGAGCGACATCGACACCGAGGTCTCGATCGTGGCCCGCCGCGTGCGCGAGATCGGCTCCAGCCTGAGATTGCCCGCGGCGCCTCCGGCCGAGGAGGCCGTGCGCCGCGTGGTGCAGGTCTTCCAGGAGCTCCGGCGGGGACAAACCATCGACGGCAAGCAAAAGCTGAAGAGCCCCTCGGGCGTCCTCTCCACGGCGGAGGCTATCTCGGTGCTCGGCAATGGCATGGCGCTCGCCGGCCATTTCGGTAGTGGCCGGGTGAGCGACCGCGACCTCGCGGCGGGCCTGCTCGGCGCGATCGTCAAGGAGGATTCGAAGGACGAAGCGGTGTTCGTCGAATACCTCGAGAACGTCATGAAGAAGCGCGGCGGCGCCTGGGAGCCGCTTTATACGGCCTGCAAGGAGCTCGTGTAG
- a CDS encoding HEAT repeat domain-containing protein gives MAKDTLKQLDRDVDRWLFAGAQIARTDPSLEGARDTLAPLAARAPALGKVVEQIDKLQKATGKAAAAELLALASLMAQVRGAQATPALPGANGEMLSLPPARKIGTPLTPTELNTLVGALTNAPDARQRSRIIRDYAMSDRGAARDLRILPLVIPALSDGAIAEVVVQYLVPALGEAIVPSLLRHLDLEKGRALDVRLLRAVAKIEGPKAIDLLREALEKGGAEIRATAIAELGRIDPLAAEPIAAVLAEKDRSKEVRVAAIHALAGAPSDAALEVLLRAFGGTAEMRSAAETSLAASEHPRADERIVALFSPELRDLGHFRIKKTTTKEEKDAAAKAQKAHGDKIEYLVDLVDLLTARGTEEGVNLVLEAFRQHKVKEVRDAAARALLRVGYPCAWEELVPSLQDAPDTTKEEFIGGVIALDPARAHDRLARFFEPAALAQKNGVDLAGRILSRIGNCFTDVEDVDDGAPTGVASAEAITAIREDERWVDLAVAMLAHAGLRGSALQILSRAGSPKTLGDALALSREEGLSSDDITLLFDYLGKQRDPRILHAFIRLLEPLRGGYEYGRACNVMTVYDDPALAPMLRSWLDAKQKRKRLSRAEMAPFEECLRFLERNRAAAPASA, from the coding sequence ATGGCCAAGGATACCCTGAAGCAGCTCGACCGTGACGTCGACCGTTGGCTCTTCGCCGGCGCGCAGATTGCCCGGACAGACCCGAGCCTCGAGGGCGCGAGGGACACGCTCGCGCCGCTGGCCGCGCGCGCGCCCGCGCTGGGCAAGGTGGTCGAGCAGATCGACAAACTCCAGAAGGCCACGGGGAAGGCCGCGGCGGCCGAGCTCCTCGCGCTCGCCTCGCTCATGGCGCAGGTGCGCGGCGCGCAGGCGACGCCGGCCCTGCCGGGGGCGAACGGCGAAATGCTCTCGCTCCCGCCCGCGCGCAAGATCGGCACGCCGCTCACGCCGACCGAGCTCAACACCCTCGTCGGCGCCCTGACGAACGCCCCGGACGCGCGGCAGCGGTCGCGCATCATCCGCGATTACGCCATGTCCGACCGCGGCGCGGCGCGCGACCTGCGCATCTTGCCGCTCGTCATTCCCGCGCTCTCCGACGGCGCCATCGCGGAGGTCGTCGTGCAATACCTCGTGCCGGCGCTCGGCGAGGCGATCGTGCCGAGCCTGCTCAGGCACCTCGACCTCGAAAAAGGCCGCGCGCTCGACGTACGGCTGCTCCGGGCCGTCGCGAAGATCGAGGGCCCGAAGGCGATCGACCTGCTCCGCGAGGCCCTCGAAAAGGGCGGCGCGGAGATCCGCGCCACCGCCATTGCCGAGCTCGGCCGGATCGACCCCCTCGCCGCCGAGCCCATCGCCGCCGTGCTGGCGGAGAAGGATCGCTCGAAGGAGGTGCGCGTCGCGGCCATCCACGCGCTCGCCGGGGCCCCGAGCGACGCGGCGCTCGAGGTGCTCCTCCGCGCCTTCGGGGGCACGGCGGAGATGCGCTCGGCGGCCGAGACCTCGCTCGCCGCGAGCGAGCACCCGCGCGCGGACGAGCGTATCGTCGCGCTCTTTTCGCCCGAGCTCCGCGACCTCGGCCATTTCCGGATCAAGAAGACCACGACGAAAGAGGAGAAGGACGCAGCCGCGAAGGCCCAGAAGGCGCATGGCGACAAGATCGAATACCTCGTCGATCTCGTCGACCTCCTCACGGCGCGGGGCACGGAGGAGGGCGTGAACCTCGTGCTCGAGGCGTTCCGCCAGCACAAGGTCAAGGAGGTGCGCGACGCCGCGGCGCGCGCGCTCCTGCGGGTCGGATATCCCTGCGCGTGGGAGGAGCTCGTGCCGTCGCTCCAGGACGCGCCCGACACCACGAAAGAAGAATTCATCGGCGGCGTCATCGCGCTCGACCCAGCGAGGGCGCACGACCGCCTCGCGCGATTCTTCGAGCCTGCGGCGCTCGCGCAGAAAAACGGCGTGGACCTCGCCGGGCGTATCCTCTCACGCATTGGAAATTGCTTCACGGACGTCGAGGACGTGGACGACGGCGCGCCGACCGGCGTGGCGTCGGCCGAGGCGATCACGGCGATCCGCGAGGACGAGCGCTGGGTGGACCTCGCGGTCGCCATGCTCGCCCATGCCGGCCTGCGGGGGAGCGCGCTCCAGATCCTCTCGCGCGCGGGCTCGCCGAAGACGCTCGGCGACGCGCTCGCCCTGTCGCGCGAGGAGGGTTTGTCGAGTGATGACATCACGCTCCTCTTCGATTACCTCGGCAAGCAGCGAGATCCGCGCATCCTGCACGCGTTCATCCGGCTGCTCGAGCCCTTGCGCGGCGGCTACGAGTATGGCCGCGCCTGCAACGTCATGACCGTGTACGACGATCCGGCCCTGGCCCCGATGCTCCGGAGCTGGCTCGACGCGAAGCAGAAGAGAAAGCGCCTTTCGCGCGCCGAGATGGCGCCCTTCGAGGAGTGCCTGCGCTTCCTCGAGAGGAACCGCGCCGCGGCGCCCGCGAGCGCTTGA
- a CDS encoding SWIM zinc finger family protein, translating into MAVVVTEQSIAEWAPNEKVLLDAKALLRRGALRKLARSDDGTLAFGHCEGSGSTPYAVSMDLATGADKPTVRCSCPSRLFPCKHGLALLLAFAQKGALFPVEEPPKDLLQKREKQAQKAAEKKPAPAAAAAPRSVNKTALAKKAKEQSDALDTLETFLVDLASGGLGGLSGKSIEAIEHQAKRMADADMKRTSAVLTRLAAYVSGEWLGDEDDDEAPGVREVARGLGEAQEARIAFTLTQLYTTVRRGKKALEGKFVEEGTTRSEADAQLESILGKAWRLPELREAGYWVKNRRYLELAHERSDDEITQFATAIGFLLDLDDGSVVCEVTSLPFHTLPFTKLRASRMGTLEIAEAALYPGDVENRRVRWDEKVEGACRERPRERADYEAVHRHGKPLDPVIRAMRNQLKNPLHPLDAVFLVAAKRFGDVGGELVLEDEAGVRLVLRNMNDGRLPSTDALRHAAAAFGPGTLAVRLHYDLLSRAIYGDPLALFVGDEHLRLRA; encoded by the coding sequence ATGGCTGTGGTCGTCACCGAGCAATCGATCGCCGAGTGGGCGCCGAACGAGAAGGTGCTCCTCGACGCGAAGGCGCTCTTGCGGAGAGGCGCGCTCAGGAAGCTCGCCAGGAGCGACGATGGAACCCTCGCCTTCGGCCACTGCGAAGGGTCTGGGAGCACGCCTTATGCGGTCTCCATGGACCTCGCGACCGGAGCGGACAAACCCACCGTCCGATGCTCGTGCCCTTCGCGCCTCTTCCCTTGCAAGCACGGGCTCGCGCTCCTGCTCGCCTTCGCGCAAAAAGGCGCGCTCTTCCCCGTCGAGGAGCCGCCGAAGGACCTCCTCCAGAAGCGCGAAAAGCAGGCCCAGAAGGCCGCCGAAAAGAAGCCGGCCCCGGCCGCGGCGGCGGCCCCCCGGAGCGTCAACAAGACCGCGCTCGCCAAAAAGGCCAAGGAGCAGAGCGACGCCCTCGATACCCTGGAGACCTTCCTCGTCGACCTCGCCTCGGGCGGCCTCGGCGGCCTCTCCGGAAAGAGCATCGAGGCGATCGAGCACCAGGCCAAACGCATGGCCGACGCCGACATGAAGCGCACGTCCGCCGTGCTCACGCGCCTCGCGGCATACGTGTCCGGCGAATGGCTCGGCGACGAGGACGACGACGAGGCGCCCGGCGTGCGGGAGGTGGCGCGGGGCCTCGGCGAGGCGCAGGAGGCGCGTATCGCCTTCACGCTCACGCAGCTCTACACCACCGTTCGCCGCGGGAAAAAGGCCCTCGAGGGCAAGTTCGTCGAGGAGGGCACGACCCGGAGCGAGGCCGACGCCCAGCTCGAATCGATCCTCGGCAAAGCCTGGCGATTGCCCGAGCTCCGGGAGGCCGGCTACTGGGTCAAGAATCGCAGGTACCTCGAGCTCGCGCACGAGCGCTCGGACGACGAGATCACCCAGTTCGCCACGGCGATCGGCTTCTTGCTCGACCTCGACGACGGCTCGGTCGTCTGCGAGGTGACCTCGCTCCCGTTCCACACCCTGCCCTTCACGAAGCTGCGCGCCTCGCGCATGGGCACGCTCGAGATCGCCGAGGCCGCGCTGTATCCGGGCGACGTCGAGAACCGCCGCGTCCGCTGGGACGAAAAGGTCGAGGGCGCCTGCCGCGAGCGGCCGCGCGAGCGGGCCGATTACGAGGCCGTGCACCGCCACGGAAAGCCGCTCGACCCCGTAATACGAGCCATGCGCAATCAGCTCAAGAACCCGCTCCACCCGCTCGACGCCGTGTTTCTGGTCGCGGCGAAGCGGTTCGGCGACGTCGGGGGCGAGCTCGTCCTCGAGGACGAGGCGGGCGTGCGGCTCGTCCTTCGCAACATGAACGACGGCAGGCTCCCGAGCACGGACGCCCTCCGCCACGCGGCCGCGGCGTTCGGGCCGGGGACGCTCGCCGTCCGCCTCCATTACGATCTCCTTTCCCGCGCCATCTACGGCGACCCGCTCGCGCTCTTCGTCGGCGACGAGCATTTGCGCCTCCGGGCCTGA
- a CDS encoding deoxycytidylate deaminase, whose translation MKAKHLRIRIEQCLALAKASNCPRRKFGALLLDPDRNVILMDGYNGGPRGGGDLCGGDQCLRDAMQIPSGQRMEIGCHHAEMNVVCNAAASGVATHGAWIIVTGEPCILCAKLIHHAGITKVIVVAEGYAGENGVEYLTRHGIVVETTEGPKDPRLPGVAEDEGGPA comes from the coding sequence ATGAAAGCAAAACACCTGCGGATCCGGATCGAGCAATGCCTGGCCCTCGCCAAGGCCTCGAACTGCCCGCGCCGCAAGTTCGGCGCCCTCCTGCTCGACCCCGACCGCAACGTCATCCTGATGGACGGCTACAACGGCGGCCCGCGCGGCGGCGGCGACCTCTGCGGCGGCGACCAGTGCCTGCGCGACGCCATGCAGATCCCGAGCGGACAACGCATGGAGATCGGCTGCCACCACGCCGAGATGAACGTCGTCTGCAACGCCGCCGCGAGCGGCGTGGCCACGCACGGCGCGTGGATCATCGTCACGGGCGAGCCGTGTATCCTCTGCGCCAAGCTCATCCATCACGCGGGCATCACGAAGGTGATCGTGGTCGCCGAGGGGTATGCGGGCGAGAACGGCGTGGAGTATTTGACCCGGCATGGAATCGTCGTGGAAACGACGGAGGGGCCGAAGGACCCGCGCCTCCCGGGCGTGGCCGAGGACGAGGGCGGGCCCGCTTGA
- a CDS encoding right-handed parallel beta-helix repeat-containing protein — translation MIVRNSRASSLLRSFFSGSAVVSLTALLLALPVISACGGGSSGAGGSGAAGGAGGAGGSGGLGGEGGVGGPPADPCDWPHDSEVNVTDAATLNDALGKAAPGQLIRLAPGTYADTFDLTIDGTADKPIVLCGPREAILDASATPSNTGLRLLQVDFWVVSGITITGGRKGIYVDGSSDNVLSNLFVHDVGEMAIQLRNGASRNRIEYCEVTNTGLAVPDSAEGIYVGSDDSAWPDPMTPDACDGTKILWNKFGPGIKTEHIDLKEGTQGGEVRGNTFNGEGLTPDGSEDSWVAVTGSKYLFAENVGDKSPKDGFVVRQATMGWGDDNVFEKNTANGIDNPNLGINVGPGTTGTVVKCDNTITGTGMLSNVACTN, via the coding sequence ATGATCGTAAGAAACTCGCGTGCTTCCTCCCTCCTCCGTTCGTTCTTTTCTGGTTCGGCCGTCGTCTCCTTGACCGCTCTCTTGCTCGCGCTCCCCGTCATTTCCGCGTGTGGCGGCGGCTCGAGTGGCGCGGGTGGATCGGGCGCAGCGGGGGGCGCGGGCGGCGCGGGGGGATCCGGCGGGCTGGGCGGCGAGGGCGGCGTGGGCGGCCCGCCGGCCGATCCTTGCGACTGGCCGCACGACAGCGAGGTGAACGTCACCGACGCGGCGACCTTGAATGACGCCCTCGGCAAGGCCGCGCCCGGCCAGCTCATCCGCCTCGCGCCGGGCACCTACGCCGATACGTTCGACCTCACGATCGACGGCACCGCGGACAAACCCATCGTCCTCTGCGGCCCGCGCGAGGCCATCCTCGACGCGAGCGCCACGCCCTCGAACACCGGCCTGCGTCTGCTCCAGGTCGACTTCTGGGTCGTCTCGGGCATCACGATCACGGGCGGCCGCAAGGGCATCTACGTCGACGGCTCGAGCGACAACGTCCTCTCGAACCTCTTCGTGCACGACGTCGGCGAGATGGCCATTCAGCTCCGCAATGGCGCCAGCCGCAACAGGATCGAATATTGCGAGGTCACGAACACGGGCCTCGCCGTGCCGGACTCGGCGGAGGGCATTTACGTGGGCAGCGACGACAGCGCCTGGCCCGATCCCATGACGCCCGACGCGTGCGACGGCACGAAGATCCTCTGGAACAAGTTCGGCCCCGGGATCAAGACCGAGCACATCGACTTGAAGGAGGGCACGCAGGGCGGCGAGGTCCGCGGAAACACCTTCAATGGCGAGGGCCTCACGCCGGACGGCTCCGAGGACTCGTGGGTCGCCGTGACCGGCAGCAAGTACCTCTTCGCCGAGAACGTCGGCGACAAGAGCCCGAAGGACGGCTTCGTCGTCCGCCAGGCGACGATGGGCTGGGGCGACGACAACGTGTTCGAGAAGAACACGGCCAATGGCATCGACAACCCGAACCTCGGCATCAACGTCGGCCCCGGCACGACGGGCACGGTCGTGAAATGCGACAACACGATCACGGGCACGGGCATGCTCTCGAACGTCGCGTGCACGAATTGA
- a CDS encoding response regulator, whose amino-acid sequence MDVDALLVRALRQSAVLLITDERGVVIHASERSAALLGASLVGQGLEALFADEGGVMADLWPTLRAGETWTGAFTRKDERAGVRWLRGVVYPVRDEAGELRFVATATPIAGPEADAANKAKSELVSSLSHELRTPLNAMLGFAQLLGRDKSPPLTAKQRGFLDHVLRGGEQLLQMIDEALGPARCAPIEARKHRALYIEDNPANVALVQELIATLETFELLTAPTAEIGIELARAEQPDIIMLDLNLPGMSGFEAIEHLHASPETRDIPVIALSASVMERDVRRAEQAGFSRYLKKPVKIVELCEALEELVAKA is encoded by the coding sequence ATGGATGTTGATGCACTCCTCGTCCGCGCGCTCCGCCAGAGCGCCGTTCTGCTCATCACCGACGAGCGCGGGGTGGTGATCCACGCGAGCGAACGCTCGGCGGCGCTCCTCGGCGCGTCGCTCGTGGGGCAGGGGCTCGAGGCGCTCTTCGCCGACGAAGGCGGCGTGATGGCCGACCTCTGGCCCACGCTGCGCGCAGGAGAGACGTGGACGGGCGCCTTCACGCGCAAGGACGAACGCGCAGGCGTGCGATGGCTCCGCGGCGTGGTGTACCCCGTGCGCGACGAGGCGGGCGAGCTCAGGTTCGTCGCGACCGCGACGCCGATCGCGGGGCCCGAGGCCGACGCGGCGAACAAGGCGAAGAGCGAGCTCGTGTCGTCGCTGAGCCACGAGCTGCGCACGCCGCTGAACGCGATGCTCGGCTTCGCGCAGCTCCTCGGGCGCGACAAGAGCCCGCCGCTCACGGCGAAGCAACGAGGGTTCCTGGACCACGTGCTGCGCGGCGGCGAGCAGCTCCTCCAGATGATCGACGAGGCGCTCGGCCCCGCGCGGTGCGCGCCGATCGAAGCGCGCAAGCACCGAGCGCTCTACATCGAGGACAACCCCGCGAACGTCGCGCTCGTGCAGGAGCTCATCGCGACACTCGAGACGTTCGAGCTCCTGACGGCGCCGACGGCCGAGATAGGGATCGAGCTCGCGCGCGCGGAGCAGCCGGACATCATCATGCTCGACCTCAACCTGCCGGGGATGAGCGGGTTCGAGGCGATCGAGCACCTCCACGCTTCACCCGAGACCCGCGACATCCCGGTGATCGCGCTCAGCGCCTCGGTGATGGAGCGCGACGTTCGGCGCGCCGAGCAGGCAGGTTTTTCTCGGTACCTGAAGAAGCCCGTGAAGATCGTGGAGCTCTGCGAGGCGCTCGAGGAGCTCGTGGCGAAGGCGTGA